CCCGCTCCCCACATCGTCGGGCTGCTCTTCGCCATGATCCGTAGCGGGTCCGGCACGGCACCGGCCTCCTTCGCTGCGGCGGCAAAGACGCGCTTCGTCATGAAGCTCGCCTCTTGGTCTCCTACGCCTTCGATCCTCGCCATCACGTGTCTCCTCTTCGTCTCGGTCGGTCGAGTCCGTCGTCTTCGCGCGCCCATCGCCAGGCGATCCAGGGGATCGCCACGCCCGGGAAGTAGACGCCGGGCAGGTCGAGGAGCCAGTGGTCGTGGCCGAGGGCGCCGCGGAGAGTGTCGTAGGCATGCAGTGCGGCGTGCGCGGCGAGGAAGATCGCCGCGACGGACACCAGGGGAACCCGAGCGCGCGGTCGCCGATCGGCCCAGACCAGTGCGATCCCCGTCGCGAGGAACGCGCAGCCGATGTCGCGTACGAAGTGGGGGTTGAAGGGGCCGGTATCGGGGACCGCTGCCGGGAGATCGGTGTACCAGTGCATGGGACCGACCAGCATCCAGAGCGCGTTTCCGATCGAGAGGACACCGGTCGCGAGTACGATCCAGGCGAGCGCATCGCGCTTCGTTTCGTGCCGGGCGTCGAGAGCGTCCATCGGGTCCTCCGGGTTCGGCCCACAGGGGCGGGCACAGGGGGAAAGGTTCCCGATCCGGCGACGAATCGCGTGACCCGGGTTCAGGGCGGCCGAGCGCGCCGACCGGAGCGCTCGCCTACTGCCGTCCGCGGCCGTGATGCGTGAAACGGAGCGCCCGGTCCGCGTCGATGTGCCCCTCCGCGGCGAGCCAGCGGACCGTGTCCATCAGGGTCTCGATCGGATCCCGGAACTTCACCCCGAGCTCGCGCTCGGCCAGGCTGGCGTCGAACGCGACCCATTGGGTCGCGAGGCGCGTGGCCTCCCGGGACAGGACGGGATCGATGTCGACGAAGGGGCGGAGTCGGTCGCCCAGGCGCCCGAAGAAGCGGACGGCGCGACCGGGGATCTTCGCCCGCGGAAGCCGGATGCCGGCGGCGCGGTCGAGGAGCTCCGCGTACTCCTCCCAGGGGAGGAAGCGAGCGGTGGCGATGAAGCGGCCCGGCTGCGGCGGCGTTCGTTCGATGAGCGCCAGGTGGAGGGCCGCGAGGTCGCGCACGTCGACGGTCTGGAAGCCCGAGCTGGTGATCATCACGCTCGCCTGCATCATCTGAGCGAGACCGTGCATCGCTTCCGAGAGCCCGGGATCGTCCGGACCGATCACCCCCGGCGGATACACGATCGAGATCGGCGCGCCCTGTTCCTGCAGGCCGCGCAGGTGGTTCTCCGGCGCGGTCTTCGAGCGAGCGTAGGTGTCGCCGCCCTTCACGATCGGGGTGTCTTCGTCGGCGACCTCGAGCCCGGTCGTGTCGAAGAGCGCCGTCGTCGAGAGGTGGACGATCCGCTGGAGGCCGTCTTCCAGGGCGCGGTCGATCAGGAGCCGAACGGAGCGGAGATTGTCGCGTGCGACCTGTCGGGCCTCGGCGCGGGAGACCGCGAGGGCGACCGGGGCGGCGGTGTGGACGAGACCGTCGCATTCGCGGAGCGCATCGACCGTCGCGGGACCGGACGTGATCTTGCCGACGACGAGATCCTCGAGGACCCGTGGCGTGTCGGCCCAGAGCCGTCGCGCCTTCTCCTCGTCGCGGACGAGGAGCTTCACGTCGTGCCCCGCCGCGAGGAGGGCGCGAACCGTGTGGGAACCGATGAAGCCGGTCCCGCCGGTGACGAGAATGCGCATCTTCCTTCTCCCTACGAGAGCGTATCGTCCCGCGAAGCCGGCGACACCGCGGCGTGTCGAGCGCGCCGAGAGGGGCGCGGCGCCCCCGCTGTGCTGGGGTCTTTCTACATCGCCTGCGGGGGCTATCGTCGGAGGCCCGGCGCGCGCGCGCCGGACCACCGGGGGGTGACATGTCGATATCCGGATCCGTGGCCGCGGCCTTCTGGCCCGTGGCGAAGGCCTTCGAACGTCAGATCGACAGCAGCGGCGGGGGCGCCGCGGTCTGCGTCTACTACGAGGGGCGGAAGGTCGTCGACCTGTGGGGCGGCGTGCGCGACGAGCACGGCCGGCCCTGGCGCGAAGAGACCATGTCGATGTCGTTCTCCACGTCGAAGGGGATCACGTCGACTCTCCTCAATCAGCTCGTCGATCGCGGCGAGCTCGACTACGACGATCCGATCGCCCGCTACTGGCCGGAGTTCGGCGCGAACGGCAAGGGCACGATCAGCGTCCGGGACCTGATGACCCACCGCGCCGGCCTCTCCCGGATCCGGCCCCTGATCGATCGCGGAGATCGGATCCTCGACTGGGAGTACATGACCGACGCCCTCGCGGCGGCGGAAGCGAAGCCCACGACCCACAGCGCCTATCACGCCTTGACCTATGGCTGGCTGACCGGCGAGCTGATCCAGCGCATCACCGGCCGGGAGCTGGGCGACGTGATCCGCGACGAGCTCGAAGCGCCGCTCGATCTCGACGGGATCTACATCGGTGCGACGCCGGACGCGAAGGCGCGGGCCGCGCAGCTCTCGGGTCGGCCGGGCGCGTCGCGCTCGGGGCTCATGGATCGGATCTTCTCCGATCGGACGGCGACGGCGCTGACGCGACTGAATCGTCTGGTCGGGTCGCGCCTCGACGTGAAGCACCTGCTCGACGCCCTCGTTCCGCCGGACGGCGCCGAGGCGCTCTTCGACGGGGATCGGATCCTCGACGTGCCGGTGCCCGCGGCGAACGGTCTCTTCACGGCGCGCTCGCTCGCGCGCATCTACGCGGCGATCGCGGAGGAGGGGAGCCTCGACGGGACGCGCCTGTTCTCGCCCGCCGCCGTGCGCCGAATGAGCCAGGTCCAGGTGAAGACCGCCGACCGCGTCCTGCCCATCCGCATGTACTGGCGGCTCGGCTACCACACGGCCTTCACCTTCAAGGGCGGCCTGCGAACCGCCTTCGGCCACTTCGGCTTCGGCGGTTCCGGGGCCTGGGCGGATCCCTCGCGGCGCCTGTCGGTCGCGATGATCAACAACAGGGTGGGCGGCACGCCCTTCGGCGACATCCGGATCGCGGCGATCGGGTCATCGGTCCTCAAGGCGACGAAGCGGATCGCACGGGACGGCGCGAGCGCGACCGTCCTCCGCCCCGAGCTCGTGGCGTAGCGCAGGATCCGTCTGTCTCAGGCTGCCGTGCTTCGGTCTGGGGAGAGAGGGCACCGTGCTCGGACAAGTCCGCGCGCAGGGGCACCTCGCTCGGTCGTCTGCACAGCGCGCGCGGACAACTGCGCGCGGCACCCTCTCTCCCCAGCCCTGCGGACGGTGGGGGAGTCAGAACTTCTCAGCAGACGCGTGACGGGTTGGAGAACGGTCGCGCTCGCGTCGAAATCCGGGAAGCGACCTCGTCCCGGGAGCGCGGCGGGCGCGTGCGCCGCGCGCAGTTTGGCAGGCGCCGACGGGCCGTCAGCCGAGCCCCGACGTCCGGCAAGCCGCCATGTTTGAGCACGGTGTACGTGCCCGCCGCGCTTTGGCACGGCCGCCACAACCCAGCCACGAAAAGCGAAAGGGCGCCCGGACCGCAGTCCGGACGCCCTTCTGTTCGAACGTCGTGCCGGCGAGGCCGGCCCGTAGGTCGACCCTACGCCTTGATGTTCGCCGAGGCCGCCTTCGCGGTCTTCACGATGATCGAGGCGACCTTGTAGGGGTCGGCGTTGGACGCCGGGCGGCGATCCTCGAGCCAGCCCTTCCAGCCGTTCTCGACCGTCGCGATCGGGATGCGGATGGACGCACCGCGATCGGAGACGCCGTAGCTGAACTGGTCGATCGACTGCGTCTCGTGCTGTCCGGTGAGGCGCTGGTCGTTGTCCGCGCCGTAGACCGCGATGTGGTCCGCGACGACGGGCTCGAAGGCCTTGCAGACCTGGTCGTAGACGGCCTGGTCACCGCAGGTGCGGAGCAGCGTGTTCGAGAAGTTGGCGTGCATGCCGGAGCCGTTCCAATCGCCCTTGACCGGCTTCGGCTCCCACTCGATCGCCATGCCGTACTTCTCGGCGGTCCGCTCGAGCAGGTAGCGCGAGACCCAGGTCTCGTCGCCGGCCTTGGCGGCGCCCTTCGCGAACACCTGGTACTCCCACTGTCCGCACATCACCTCGGCGTTGATGCCCTCGACGTTGATTCCGGCGTCGAGGCAGAGGTCGAGGTGCTCTTCGACGATCTCGCGGCCGACCGCGTTCTCCGCGCCGACCGAGCAGTAGTACTGGCCCTGGGGGTTCGGGAAGCCGCCGGGCGGGAAGCCGATCGGGGCACGGTTCTCGGGGTCCCAGATGCAGTACTCCTGCTCGAAGCCGAACCAGAAGTCGTCATCCGCGTCGTCGATCGTCGCTCGGCCGTTCGACTCGTGCGGCGTGCCGTCGGGGTTGAGCACCTCGGTCATGACGAGGAAGCCGTTCTTGCGACCCGGGTCCGGGTAGCAGGCGACCGGCTTGAGGAGGCAGTCGGAGGATCCGCCCTCGGCCTGCTCGGTCGAGGAGCCATCGAACGACCACATGGGGCAGTCTTCGAGGTTGCCCGAGAAGTCCTCGACGACCTTCGTCTTGCTTCGCAGGCTCTGGGTCGGCTTGTAACCATCAAGCCAGATGTATTCGAGCTTGGCCTTGGTACCCATTCGGGGGGACCTCCATTCGTTGGGTCTGGTGAATCGTCTTCTGCTCGCCGCGGCGGGCGTCGTCGATTCGGGTTGGTTGCTGGGAGCGCTCTCGATTGCGTTCACAGGTCTTCGCGGAGACGCCCCCAGGGCCGCGACCGACTCGGATGAGCCGATACGCGCACGCTTCCGGGTCTCCCCTCGCCATCTCCACATGCGCCCGCGGGTCGGCAGCGACGCCGACGTACTCGGGGGCTTGCGGGTCAGCTCGGATCGAGCTCCACGGTTCTCAGGAGAAGCAACGACTGTGCCAAAGCCGGACCGGGGACTCAATGTCTCATCGCAGTCGAAATCCGGCCGAGAGTCGCCTGAGCGCCGTCTCAGCGCTGCGTGATCCGGCCCGGGGCCGAGCCTCGGCCGAGGCGCTGCCCGCTGAGTGGGCAGAAGTCGGCACGACTGCCCTCGAACCGGGCAACGGCGCGTCGGTCGCCCGGATCGATTGACGGTCGGATCGGTTCCTTCCTAGGATCGTTCTCGCGGCCCGGCGTTCCCAACGACGGGCCTTCCCCTTCGCCCTGGAGACCCGACGATGGCTGCCTCGACCCCGCTCGCCACCCCGATGGAGCGCGCTCCCGATCCCGGGATCGAGTACGCCCCGATCCCGAAATCCCGCTACACGAGCGACGCGTTCGCGGCGCTCGAGTGGGAGCACATGTGGACGAAGACCTGGGTCTGCGCGGGGCGCGTTTCGGATCTCGACCGGCCCGGCGACTACTTCACCTTCGAGCTGGGCCCGGAATCGATCCTCGTGATCAAGCAGCCCGATGGCAGCGTCCGCGCCCGATACAACGTGTGCATGCACCGCGGCAACCGCCTGCGCGAGCCCGGACGGGGCCACGCCGAGAAGTTCTCCTGCCTCTTCCACGGGTGGGAGTACGGGATCGACGGCGGGCTGCTCGGTGCCCAGGATCCCGAGTGTTTTCCGCAGGGCGTTCCGAGCGACAAGCTCTCCCTGCGCCCGGTCCTCTGCGACACCTGGGCGGGCTTCGTATTCGTGAACCTCGACCCGCAGGCGGAGCCGCTCCACACCTACCTGGGCGTGATCCCCGAGCATCTCGATCCCTACCACTTCGAAGACTGGAAGCTCTCCTTCGACGCGACGATCGAGATCGAGTGCAACTGGAAGACGAGCGTCGACGCGTTCAACGAGGCCTACCACCTGGCCGCGACGCATACCTGGACCCTCGCGTTCAGCGACGACACGCGGACGCTCTACGACTGCTACGACAAGCACACGCGCATGATCTTCCCCGAGGTCCAGGCGAGTCTGCGGCATCCCGGCGCGAACACGGTCACTCCGGAGATCAAGGAGATGTTCCTCTCGCGGGTCGGGATCACCGACTTCGAGGGCTCCGCGGACGAGGCGCGTACGGCCTTCGCCGAGCAGCAGAAGAAGATCGCGCCGTCCCTCGGCGCGAACCTCGACGACCTGAACGAGGCGCAGCTCTGCGACGACTTCCACTACACGGTCTTTCCGAACATGACCTTCAATACCCATGCGCTCTTCACGTGGGTGTTCACGCATCGGCCGCATCCGACGGATCCGAACAAGATGTACTTCGACTTCTGGAACCTGATGAACGCACCGGGCGTCGACATGCCGCGACCGGAGAAGCAGTTCTTCTCGACCGCCAACGGAGACACCCTCGCGGGTGTCTGCGACGGAGGGGACCTGGTCGACGAGGACCTCTACAACCTGCCGCGGATCCAGGCCGGGATGAACTCGCGGGCGTTCGAGGACCTCCACCTGGGCGAGCAGGAGGTCCGCATCCTCCACCACCACCGAACCCTCGACGAGTACATCGAGCGTGGGCGGGCGGCGGACGGCGGTGTCTGACCCGGACGCGTCCGAGAGGCTCCACTGGGTGGACGTGCCGATCGCGTTGCCACCCGAGGGACAGGCGGCGTCGTTCTCGGTGGGCGATCTGGCGCTGCTGCTCTGCAACGCCGACGGCACGCCCTACGTGCTGCACGACGAGTGTCCGCATGTGCGGGTCTCGATGGCCGGGGCGCTCATCCGGGGTACGATTCTCGAGTGTCCGCTGCACGGCGGGCGGATGGACGTTCGGGACGGCTCGCCGCAGGGGATGCCGATCCGACGCCCTGGAACCTGTTATGCGGTCCGCGGGGAGGGGGAGGCCCTCCAGGTCGCGGTGCCCGCTTGATCGTCGCGCGCGACGGGCGCGAGGCGGCGCTGCGCAATGAGGAGAGAGCCATGCTCGATTTGATCGTTCGAGGCGGGACCATCGTCGACGGCACGGGCAGCAAGCCCTTCGTGGGCGACGTGGCGATCGCGGACGGACGCGTGGTCGCAGTCGGCGAGGTCGCGGGCCCCGCGCGCGAGGAGATCGACGCGACCGGCAAGGTCGTGACGCCCGGCTTCGTCGACATCCACACCCACTACGACGGCCAGGCGACCTGGGACTCGCTCCTCACGCCCACGGCCTGGCACGGAGTGACCACCCTCGTGATGGGCAACTGCGGCGTCGGCTTCGCGCCGGTCGCGCCCGGCCAGCAGGAGTTCCTGATCGGCTTGATGGAAGGCGTCGAGGACATTCCCGGCACGGCGCTCCACGAAGGCATCGACTGGAGCTGGGAGAGCTTCCCGGAATACCTCGACGCCCTCGAGGGCCGCCAATACGCCATGGACATCGGTACGCAGGTGCCCCACGGAGCCGTGCGCGCCTACGTCATGGGCGAGCGGGGCGCGAAGAACGAGCCCGCGACGCCCGAGGACATCGAAGGGCAGGCGGCGATCGTCAAGGAAGCGGTCGCCGCGGGGGCCCTGGGCTTCTCGATGTCGCGCACGATCGTCCACCGGGCGGTCGACGGCGAGGTGGTTCCGGGTACCCACGGCGCCGAGGACGAGATCTTCGGGATCGCCCGCGTGCTCGGCGAGCTCGGCGAGGGGATCGTGGAGCTCGCCCCCGCCGGCATCCAGGGCGAGGACATGTCCGCGCCGGACAAGGAGATGGACTGGATGGGGCGGCTCTCGAAGGAGATCCGGCGCCCGGTTTCGTTCGCCCTGGTCCAGCACGACGTCGCGCCGAAGGATTGGAAGCGGCTCCTCGACCTGGTGGACGCGGCGAACGCCGACGGCGCGGATCTCCGCCCGCAGGTTTCGGCACGGCCGAACACGCTGCTGATCGGACACCAGTCCTTCCATCCCTTCAGCTTCCGCCCGACCTATATGGCGATGGGCGAGCTGTCGCTCGAAGAGAAGGTCGCCGAGCTGCGGAAGCCCGAGGTGCGGGCGCAGATCCTCGGCGAGGAGTCGCACTACGCGATCCCGCAGATCAAGGTCGTGACGGAGATGATCGAGAACGGGATCGACAAGATCTTCCGCCTCGGCGATCCGCCGAACTACGAGCCGCCGCCGGAAGAGAGCCTGAAGGCGATCGCCGCACGCGAGGGGGTCGACCCCTTCGAGCTCCTGTACGACTGGCTGCTCGAGCTGGACGGCAAGCAGTTGCTGATGCTCACGCTGCTCAACTACAGCGACTACGATCTCGAGTGCGTGCGCGAGATGCTCGAGCATCCCCGGACCGCCTTCGGGCTGGGGGACGGCGGCGCCCACTGTGGGGCGATCTGCGACGCCTCGATGACGACGTCGCTGCTCTCGCACTGGGTGAAGAACCGGACCCGGGGACCGAAGCTGCCGATCGAGCAGGCCGTCAAGAAGATGACCGCGGACACCGCGGCCCTCTATGGGCTCCTCGACCGCGGAACCCTCGAGCCGGGCAAGAAGGGCGACCTCAACGTGATCGATCTCGACGCGCTCGAGAACGCGCTGCCGGAAATCGCGACCGACCTTCCGGCGGGCGCCGCGCGCTTCGTCCAGAAGGCCCGCGGCTACGACGCGACGGTCGTGTCCGGAGAGGTGACGTTCAGGAAGGGCGAACACACGGGCGCGCTGCCCGGTCGCCTCGTCCGGGGTGCCCAGAGCGCCTGAAGCGGACTCGGAATCGAGTCGACGACTTCGAGAGAGGAGAGCCACGATGAAGGTCAGTTGGTCGCATTGCGTACTCAAGGTGCGGGACATCGAGGCGATGATCTCGTTCTACTCGGACACGCTCGGGTTCGTCGTGGCCGATCGAGGTCCTCTCCCGGGCCCCGAGAATCCGGAGATCGTCTTCCTGAGCGGGAGCTCGAGTGATCATCACCAGATCGCCCTGGTCGCCTCGCGGGGCGACGAAGACGCTACGAGCCTCGACCACAACGCCTTCCGGGTAGAGTCGATCGGCGACGTCAAGACGATGATCGAGCGCGTGACCAAGGATCCGAGGGTGAAGGCCGCGCTGCCGCTCACCCACGGCAACGCCGTCTCCGTCTACTTCGCGGATCCCGAAGGCAACGGGATCGAGGTCTTCTGCGACACGCCCTGGCACGTGAAGCAGCCGGCCGGGCAGGTCTGGGATCCGTCGATGTCCGACGAGGAGGTGCTCGCGGACGTCCGGTCGAAGTTCGAGGACGATTCGGAGTTCTGCCCGATCGAGGAATACCAGGCCCGGAAGGCGAAGGAGTTCGGCGAGCGCTGAAGGGACGTCGGCTGCGCGCGATTCCCTCGGCAGCCGGATTCCGGTACGTTCCCACCGACCCAGGGTGAGGCCAAGGGGCGCCGTCGCACGGACCGGGATCCGACCGCGGCCGCACGGGCCCGATTCAGGAGCGGGCCTCTTGCGGATTCGGATCCTCGGAACAGGGCTCGCGCTCTGTATGGTCGGGCTCGGCGTCTTCGCCTGGAAAGTGCTCGTCCTCGAGCTGCCGATCCTGCCGGCCGAGCCGCAGGGACTCTGGCAGGTGGGGTTGCGCGTGAGCGCCGTGCCCGGCGCGGATGCGTTCAGCCTGGACGCCGCGATGCCGTCCCCCGACGCCCGCCAGTTCATCTTCGGCGAACGTTTCTCGTCCGGGCGTCTCCGGCTCGGCGTTCGGGACGAGGCGACCGGTCGCCGAGCGCTATGGCGTGGGACGGGCCGTCGAGGCATCGACGTCGATCTCCTGTTCCGGGTCCAGCTCGCGGCGAGCGACGGCGAGCTTCCGGTGCGCAACGGGTCGAAGCCGGTCCCCGAGGAGATCCGTCGTGTCTTCACGGCGCCCTCGAGTACGATTCCTTCGACGTCGAGCGAGATCGGCGAGGTCCTTTCGGGGATCGAGCTGCCTCGAGCGGACGACGTCGGCGGACGCGTGCGCTCCATCTATGCGTTCGTGGTTCACGAGACGCGGACCGGCCGGACGGACGATCCGATCCTGACGCTGCGCGATCGCGAGGGGAACGACGTCGGCCGTGAGCGGCTTCTCGTCGCGATGCTCCGACGAGCGGAGATTCCGGCGCGGCTCGTGCGCGGGCTCGAGCTCGACGAGCCGCGAGCGGCCGAGCGGGTCTGGGCCGAGGTCTGGGTCGACGGCTGGGTGGCGCTCTCCGCGACGCGTCGGTTCGTCGGGTCGGCGCCACTCGACTATCTGGCGCTCTCGACGGCGGATCGCCCCCTCGTGAGCGGGAACGCGCTCCGCTCGATCGACTACGAGTTCGCGGCGATCCGAGAGCGGCTGAGCCCCCAGGAGCTGGCGACGCTCATGATGCCCTCCGAGGGCGTCTTCGAGAAGATCTCGCTGCATCGGCTCCCGGTCGGACTCCAGGCTGGGCTACGGCTCCTGCTGCTGATGCCGCTGGGTGCCTTGATCCTGACGCTGCTCCGGAACGTCGTCGGCCTGCCTTCGTACGGAACGTTCATGCCGATGCTGATCGCGCTCGCACTGCGCGGGACCGGACTCGGAATCGGGCTTGCACTCATCCTGCTGGTGTTGCTGATCGGCGTCGCGGGTCGCCTCCTCGTCACGAAGCTTCGCCTCCTGCTGGTTCCGCGCCTCTCGTTCCTGCTCTGCGTCGTCGTCGCGAGCGTGACGGCGATGGCCTTGATCGGGTTCGACTACGACGATCGGAATTTCTACGCGGGTCTGGTCTTTCCGATCGTGATCTTGACGATGCTGATCGAGCGTTTCTCGATCACGCTGTCCGAGGAGGGCTTCCAGCCGGCCGCGGTTCGTGCCGGTTCGTCGGTGCTTCTCGCGATCATGCTCTATCCGCTGTTCTCGAGCGCGATCGTCGAGCACGTGATGTTCTCGTTCCCCGAGTGGATCCTGGTGGTGATGGGCGTCCTGGTCTGGCTCGGCGGCTATACCGGGTATCGCGTAACGGACGTCATTCGCTTTCGCAGTCTGGCTTCCCGCGAATGATCGTTCAGCGATTGAGACAAGCGGGCGTGCTCGGGATGAACCAGCGAAACTTCGACTACGTTCAGGGGTTCAACGATCGTCGTCTCTACCCGGTCGTCGACGACAAGGTGCGGACGAAGGAGATGTGCGCGGAGGCAGGCGTTCCGACGCCCGAGACCCTCGCCGTCGTGACGCAGCTCCACGAGATCCGTTCGCTCGAGACCCGCCT
The sequence above is drawn from the bacterium genome and encodes:
- a CDS encoding beta-lactamase family protein, with the translated sequence MSISGSVAAAFWPVAKAFERQIDSSGGGAAVCVYYEGRKVVDLWGGVRDEHGRPWREETMSMSFSTSKGITSTLLNQLVDRGELDYDDPIARYWPEFGANGKGTISVRDLMTHRAGLSRIRPLIDRGDRILDWEYMTDALAAAEAKPTTHSAYHALTYGWLTGELIQRITGRELGDVIRDELEAPLDLDGIYIGATPDAKARAAQLSGRPGASRSGLMDRIFSDRTATALTRLNRLVGSRLDVKHLLDALVPPDGAEALFDGDRILDVPVPAANGLFTARSLARIYAAIAEEGSLDGTRLFSPAAVRRMSQVQVKTADRVLPIRMYWRLGYHTAFTFKGGLRTAFGHFGFGGSGAWADPSRRLSVAMINNRVGGTPFGDIRIAAIGSSVLKATKRIARDGASATVLRPELVA
- a CDS encoding Rieske 2Fe-2S domain-containing protein, with the translated sequence MSDPDASERLHWVDVPIALPPEGQAASFSVGDLALLLCNADGTPYVLHDECPHVRVSMAGALIRGTILECPLHGGRMDVRDGSPQGMPIRRPGTCYAVRGEGEALQVAVPA
- a CDS encoding aromatic ring-hydroxylating dioxygenase subunit alpha, whose amino-acid sequence is MAASTPLATPMERAPDPGIEYAPIPKSRYTSDAFAALEWEHMWTKTWVCAGRVSDLDRPGDYFTFELGPESILVIKQPDGSVRARYNVCMHRGNRLREPGRGHAEKFSCLFHGWEYGIDGGLLGAQDPECFPQGVPSDKLSLRPVLCDTWAGFVFVNLDPQAEPLHTYLGVIPEHLDPYHFEDWKLSFDATIEIECNWKTSVDAFNEAYHLAATHTWTLAFSDDTRTLYDCYDKHTRMIFPEVQASLRHPGANTVTPEIKEMFLSRVGITDFEGSADEARTAFAEQQKKIAPSLGANLDDLNEAQLCDDFHYTVFPNMTFNTHALFTWVFTHRPHPTDPNKMYFDFWNLMNAPGVDMPRPEKQFFSTANGDTLAGVCDGGDLVDEDLYNLPRIQAGMNSRAFEDLHLGEQEVRILHHHRTLDEYIERGRAADGGV
- a CDS encoding UUP1 family membrane protein, giving the protein MRIRILGTGLALCMVGLGVFAWKVLVLELPILPAEPQGLWQVGLRVSAVPGADAFSLDAAMPSPDARQFIFGERFSSGRLRLGVRDEATGRRALWRGTGRRGIDVDLLFRVQLAASDGELPVRNGSKPVPEEIRRVFTAPSSTIPSTSSEIGEVLSGIELPRADDVGGRVRSIYAFVVHETRTGRTDDPILTLRDREGNDVGRERLLVAMLRRAEIPARLVRGLELDEPRAAERVWAEVWVDGWVALSATRRFVGSAPLDYLALSTADRPLVSGNALRSIDYEFAAIRERLSPQELATLMMPSEGVFEKISLHRLPVGLQAGLRLLLLMPLGALILTLLRNVVGLPSYGTFMPMLIALALRGTGLGIGLALILLVLLIGVAGRLLVTKLRLLLVPRLSFLLCVVVASVTAMALIGFDYDDRNFYAGLVFPIVILTMLIERFSITLSEEGFQPAAVRAGSSVLLAIMLYPLFSSAIVEHVMFSFPEWILVVMGVLVWLGGYTGYRVTDVIRFRSLASRE
- a CDS encoding VOC family protein — translated: MKVSWSHCVLKVRDIEAMISFYSDTLGFVVADRGPLPGPENPEIVFLSGSSSDHHQIALVASRGDEDATSLDHNAFRVESIGDVKTMIERVTKDPRVKAALPLTHGNAVSVYFADPEGNGIEVFCDTPWHVKQPAGQVWDPSMSDEEVLADVRSKFEDDSEFCPIEEYQARKAKEFGER
- a CDS encoding glutamine synthetase beta-grasp domain-containing protein; protein product: MGTKAKLEYIWLDGYKPTQSLRSKTKVVEDFSGNLEDCPMWSFDGSSTEQAEGGSSDCLLKPVACYPDPGRKNGFLVMTEVLNPDGTPHESNGRATIDDADDDFWFGFEQEYCIWDPENRAPIGFPPGGFPNPQGQYYCSVGAENAVGREIVEEHLDLCLDAGINVEGINAEVMCGQWEYQVFAKGAAKAGDETWVSRYLLERTAEKYGMAIEWEPKPVKGDWNGSGMHANFSNTLLRTCGDQAVYDQVCKAFEPVVADHIAVYGADNDQRLTGQHETQSIDQFSYGVSDRGASIRIPIATVENGWKGWLEDRRPASNADPYKVASIIVKTAKAASANIKA
- a CDS encoding amidohydrolase family protein; the encoded protein is MLDLIVRGGTIVDGTGSKPFVGDVAIADGRVVAVGEVAGPAREEIDATGKVVTPGFVDIHTHYDGQATWDSLLTPTAWHGVTTLVMGNCGVGFAPVAPGQQEFLIGLMEGVEDIPGTALHEGIDWSWESFPEYLDALEGRQYAMDIGTQVPHGAVRAYVMGERGAKNEPATPEDIEGQAAIVKEAVAAGALGFSMSRTIVHRAVDGEVVPGTHGAEDEIFGIARVLGELGEGIVELAPAGIQGEDMSAPDKEMDWMGRLSKEIRRPVSFALVQHDVAPKDWKRLLDLVDAANADGADLRPQVSARPNTLLIGHQSFHPFSFRPTYMAMGELSLEEKVAELRKPEVRAQILGEESHYAIPQIKVVTEMIENGIDKIFRLGDPPNYEPPPEESLKAIAAREGVDPFELLYDWLLELDGKQLLMLTLLNYSDYDLECVREMLEHPRTAFGLGDGGAHCGAICDASMTTSLLSHWVKNRTRGPKLPIEQAVKKMTADTAALYGLLDRGTLEPGKKGDLNVIDLDALENALPEIATDLPAGAARFVQKARGYDATVVSGEVTFRKGEHTGALPGRLVRGAQSA
- a CDS encoding NAD-dependent epimerase/dehydratase family protein; amino-acid sequence: MRILVTGGTGFIGSHTVRALLAAGHDVKLLVRDEEKARRLWADTPRVLEDLVVGKITSGPATVDALRECDGLVHTAAPVALAVSRAEARQVARDNLRSVRLLIDRALEDGLQRIVHLSTTALFDTTGLEVADEDTPIVKGGDTYARSKTAPENHLRGLQEQGAPISIVYPPGVIGPDDPGLSEAMHGLAQMMQASVMITSSGFQTVDVRDLAALHLALIERTPPQPGRFIATARFLPWEEYAELLDRAAGIRLPRAKIPGRAVRFFGRLGDRLRPFVDIDPVLSREATRLATQWVAFDASLAERELGVKFRDPIETLMDTVRWLAAEGHIDADRALRFTHHGRGRQ